The Micromonas commoda chromosome 6, complete sequence genome includes the window TCATCTccccgctcggcgccgccgccgtcgccgcgataCCCCGAtccagcgcgggcgcgtcgtaGGCATCAAACCGAAGCGATCCCGCGACCTCGTGAGAtaacccgccgcccccggcctCCCTCAGGCCCGTAGAACGCTCGGACGGCTGAAGGTACGCCGAAGCACCCTCGGCGAGAGCCTTGTTGACGTACGCGTCCAGGGCTGGCAAAGCCGGGTTTACCTCGAGATCCTCGCAGCTGGCATCCTGCGgtaacgccgccgcgacaaGCGCCGGGTTCTCCCGCAGAAGCGCCGTGATCTCGTAGGCTCGCTGCTGGCGGTCAATACTTCTGCTGTTCAGATTTCGGTTCACGAGTTTGGTCGCCTTCTCCGACAGCTGACCCCCGCCCGCagccgcgagcttggcgcacgcggtcatcgcctgcgcctgcaccgcgtcgccctcgggctGGGCCTCAACCGCGGTACAAAGTGTGTCCATCAGCGCCTGGGGACTCTGACCGCTCAGCGTCCCGTACTCGCCCACGACCCATAGGATCACCTCGAAGAGCACCCGCGGGATCCTGGGTTTGGAGATGAGCCCGAGGtaggcggcgacggcggagcgtcggagcgtcgcgtcgttggcgtcctcgccgctgccctccgcgatgagcgccatGAGATTGTGAGCCGTGGACTGCttcacgacgtcgccgccaacctcGAACAGGACGTTCATCGTGGTTATGAACCACTGCGTGCTCGGAGCGTACCTCTCCGCCAGCTCGCCGATGCGGGTCGCGGTCTCCTCCCGCAAGTGgtggtccgtcgcgtccctcagGAAATCCATCATCTTCTCCACGATGACCTCGACATTATTCGACTTGGTCATGCGGTACAGAAGATCCAGCGTCTTCTTCCTGAGGCTCTCGTCCGGGTCCGTCAGGCAGTCCACCACCGCCATCTGGTGCTCCGTAGCGTAGTTCGGGTTGATGTTCACGATGCACGACAGCGCATCCAGCCCGGCGTACTTGAGGTTGTTGTTGGAGGACTTGACGAACCTGGACACCACCCCGGCGCAGTGCTCCAGCAGCACCGGCGATGGGTagatgctcgccgcggtgcgcacACACTCGTAAACGATGGCGTTTCCTATGCTGCTATGATTATCGCCCTTCTTGAGAACAGCGTTCAGCACCGAGTACATCTCTGTCGCCGCCTTctggtccgccgcgcccagcgcggcgaggatcttcAGCAGCCGGATCTGAATGAACGGAGCCGGCACGCGGTGGTAGTCGTACGATTTGGGCAGCCTGTGCTCCACCACCTGCTTGAGGATTGACACGAATGAAGGCACGAGGTTCTTCTGCGGACCGGGATCCGAGATGGTCAGGTCGTGCAGCGCgcagagcgccgcggacatgACGCTCGGGTCCTTGTCGCAGAGCATCTGCCGAAACTTGCCGTGCAGGTGCGACACCGACGAAGGGGATTTCAGGTGGAACTTGTGCAGCGCCATCACCGCCTTCTTCCTCACGTGCATCTGCGGGTGGTTGAGAAGCTCCGTAACCTGCGGCAGCACAGCCGGGATGGTTTCCTCGTTGACCAGCCTGCAGATGGTGGTGAGCGCCGCACACACCACCAGGTAGTTGTCGCTCTTGAGATCTTGCTGCACGGTGTTGACGATGAGGATGATGAGTTCATGGTTTTCGTCGAGgaaggcggaggtggcgaggTATCCGACACGCTTCAGCGATACTTCCGACTCGTTCGTCGCCTTCACTGCGTGGATGTagccgaacgcggcgtcgtggccgAGCATCTCGACGTACATGAGGCGAATGAGATACTCCTTGAGCTTGGCCTTCTCCAACTTCGGCCCAGTGAGGACCGTGCGCAGCATCATGACCTCCCTGCGCAtgatggcgtcctcgtccgactTGTTCTTACATTCGCCTGTGAGATTCGGGGGAGGAATCGTCAGACCGGCTGAGTTGGGGGTTGCGAAGCGCTGTCGTTTCAAACGGGGGCAACCCTAAAATATTAAAgacgtcgctcgcgcaccTATGTGCCTGACGATGTCATAGAACTCCTTGCTCTTCGTCTTGTGGGCGCCCAACGCGATGGACTGCCTCGGCGAGTCATCCGTTCTGCCCATCTTGACCCCCGAGCGCTCCGTCGTGCAaaccacccgcgcgcgatgcttTGTTACCCGGGAGGAATATTTTGGCGGGTGCCTTCGCTTCAGTTGCGCGAAAACGGAGCCAGCATCAGAACTTCACAACGCGGGACCGATGGACACCGGGCTCCTGTCCTCGCTCGTGCCGTTTGTCCTCTGGATCGGCGGTACCTTCTGCTGGTGGGGACTCAGAGGCCGCCTGTGGTATCGCTCCACGCGTCACCTCTGGCCGTGTTTCCTCGTCGCGAGCCCGTTCGGCGGGCTCAACGTCCCAAAGCTTCCTCCGCACGATAAACAATGGTGTTGCTtcagggcgtcgccggggtcgAGGAAGTACAAGGCTGTGCGGGTGGCGCCGTGTTTTCCCGAAAATCCGTGCGCTGTGTGTGGCAAGGCGTGCGGCCTCACCGACAGGGAGCTGGACCGTCAGCGACACCCGTGCGGTCTCGGCTGCGGGTGTCGCTGCGCGTGCATCGGTTGCAAGTACACCAACGCGGGGGAGTGCGAGAGGGTGCTGTGCGAGGACACCGTGCCCGAGGACGTAGTGGGGAACACGGTGGCttcggtcgccgcggggggtctctcggcgatcgcgacggcgctcacGAACGTCAGTCGTAGCGTGGAGCAGCTCACGCGCCAGCAGGTGGAGCGGCAGCAGCGGAGGCAGCAGCAGGCTCCCGTGCCTGCGGAGATGCGTCGGGGATacgcgccgcagccgccgcagcctcagTATCAGGCACCTGCGACACAGTGGGACGCACAGCGTCAAGTCTACGAGCAGCACAGGTGGGAACAGcaacagcagcagcagcagcagcagcagcagcagcagcagcagcagcagcccaACTACCCGCAGCCAAACTATGCACCGCCcgctccgcccccgccgccgccgccagtgCAGACTGGAAATCCGTTCGCACCTCCGGGTGCGGCCGAACCCGCGagcccctcggcgccgcccaccgcgctcCTGTACCCGTCAGTTCCCGGCGGGCCCGAGCCTCAGGCCCACGCGGCTCCACCGCCCACGGAGACTggcgctccgtcgcgagaGGAACaggccaagctcgcggcggccaaggctgcgacggaggcgaaggTTGCGGCTGGgaaggccgccaaggctgcgaaaGCGACGGGAGCGAAGATGGCCACGATGCTGGGAAAGGGTATGCAGGCCGTGGGTAAGAGaatggaggaggcggcgaaggatgGCGCCTCGAAGGCAAAGGACCGCAATCCTCAGAATAGGCAGTGATAGCTATTAGCGCTGGGCATGTTATACGCATCGTAGTCGTAAATATTTGATAACGAGCTCGAATGGCGAGTCCCTACTATCTAGAGGACTCTCCAGCAGTTACGCTAATCAAAAGAATAGCCTCCACATTCCTCTACAATCCCACCTATTACATCTTGATGTCGTGTTCCATGGAGCCGAACACCTCCCTGCCAACCTATTCCGcaaacctcgcggcgggaggggctTCACCGCCCGGTCGTCAAGTTACACGTGAGCAACGCGTGTTGCTTAGAGGCCGGAGCGACCCCAGACAACGAGGGagagggagaaggagaaggtgGCCATGAGGGCACCCCACGCCACGTTCACGATGAGGGGCTCGCCCTCAGCCACCTGCACGAGCTCCAtagccgcctgcgccgcgggggcagACATGGCCTCGTACACGGCACCGGCAGCGAGAacaccggcgacggcctgATGAGGACAACAGAGAGTGGAGAGGGGACGAACGGTCAGAGGTACTTCGAGGCTGCGACGGAGCATGGCGTAGTTCGCGCGAAAAAACCCAAAAATGCTCACAGGCGCCCAGGCGCAGCAGCGCCCGAGCGGACGTAGCCGAAGGGCTTGGGGACTCGGAgatcgggcgccgcgctccgagCGAaggccgcgacgaccgcaCGGATCGATAACATCGATAGACCGGGCGTGAACACCACGCGTCCCGGTCGATCGTGGTCGATttgtgcgtcgtcgcgcccacccCGGCGTGCAACGAGCACCCCGACCCGCGATTTCAGCCCTGCGCCAGTGGCGAAAAGAAAGCGAGAccctcccgcgcgagcgcgccgcgccgacgcgccgccgacgttcAGACCCCCTCATGCATCCGATCATCATCGATTATCACTCACGACGCCATCGAATACCTCGGGACACGACCGGTCTCGTCGctgtcgcgccgcgcggaccctaaaacccgcgcgggcgctgccTCTCTCCAGCGGGACAAGTGGATATGGCGTAGATTTTCAACagggctcgtcgcgcaccttctgctggacgcggacggcgtcgacgggggcggcagccttggcgacgacggcggtgcggcgggcggtgcgcgcggagcgcttcgcgacgcgcgcggggagggcaATCTTGCAGGTCTGGGTAAGAGCGGCCATGTTTCCGGTTTGGGTGTGACAATGACCGCGGTTGCGATCCGGCCTCACCGGAAAAACCCGAGGATGTTCGAGGATAAAATGCTAGCCGCTGGCAGTGGAACGAGCTCTGATTGGCTGAGAAGGCTGCAGGTTCCACGGACAAGGCGCAAACCGTGCTTTTGGGTTCATTCGAAATGATTGTCATATGCGGGCGGAATTGGAGGTCTAATAACTCATGGTCGGTTTTGCCAAAAAAGTTTGGTCGGTCGCACCCTTGAACTTCAAAAATTCCGGTCGACAGTCGAGAGGGGGACAAAGCGGTTGGGGgatccgccgaggcgcggcTGCATTCGCggaccgcgcgacgtcgaagcATCCAGCGCGCCAGCGTCGGACTCGCCTCGTTCGTGCGTTCGAGCCGGAAACAAAGCATCCCGTCGTTTTTCGGCGGAGGATATCCTGGAGAGGCTCCCGAAGGAGGCGCTCCTGATCTCGGTAACGCGCGCGTGACTTTCAACGAAAAAGCTAGAGTTCCGCCACCATGTCGGACCCGACGTGGGACACCTCCAAGGAGAACTTCCAGCCTTTAAAGAGGGGTCGCGACGCTAAGATGCTCGATCAAGTTACGGGCATGGCcaacggcgagcgcgcgacgaagaTCAAGGAGGAACGAAGGTACGAGGCGACGCTCGAACGAACCCCCGACCCCTGTCTGGATTTGGTGTTCCGAGAGTGACTGGTCGATTTTGGAATCTCGCCAACTCACCCCGCCCCTCCCTCTTTCCACAGCGCCTTTTGGAACGCTATCGCCACATACGACGGTGATGACCCGCTCGAGGTGTGGGTGAGGTTCATCAAGTGGACGGAGCAGATGTTCACGTCCGGTGGACGCGAGACCGAGGTGCTTCCCCTCCTCGAGCGGTGCACCCGCGAGCTTCAAGAGGTGCCGCGCTACAGGGATGACGTGCGATATCTCCGCATCTGGGTCAAGTACGCCGACTGCTGCAAGGAACCGCACGACATATTCAAGTTCCTTCAGGCGAACGACGTCGGCCAGCGTCACACACTGTTCTACGAGGCCTACGCCGCATTCCTCgagatccgcggcgcgttcaaGCAGGCGGGTGAGGTATACGACCGCGGCATCCTCATGCGCGCAGAGCCCACGCAGAGGCTCAAGGAAAAGCTCGCGCAGTTTCAACACCGCATGATGAAACGTAAGCAGCGCaagatggaggagggcggcgccctcgaggaggaaGGAGAGGGCGAGACGCGGAGGTTCGGTgaggttggcgccgccgcgaggggcgggagCGCAAACGCCGAGAACCcaggcggcgccgtgcgcagcggcggcggtggcgccgcgggtgtcgTGGGATCGAGGGCCCGCGGCCTCGGTGGCACGGGCGGTGTCGGTGGCGGTCGCACGCCCAAGCGTTCCAACGAGAACGACGGCGGTCTGGAGATTTActgcgacgaggaggacggggtgGCTCCATCCGCGGCTCCAGCACCATGGAAGAACCTCGGCAAGTACACCGAGACCCGCAAAGAAAACACGAGGGGAGCCACGCAGTGGACGGGTCAGGGCCTCGGGAACAAACGATCGAGGCCCGGACAGGCTAGCGCCGTCACTCCCGCCCCAGACCTCGATATTTACGAGGATGAGGACCTCGCgcaggctgaggctgaggctgcggcgaacgcgggttTGATGTCCAAGTCGACCTCGAAGCCCCCGCCCACCaacgcgctccgccgccgcctcgacgccgcgaaccccaACCTCGCGAGTAATCCCATGCTGCACCACGGCAAGggggcgcccgagcccgagcccatcgccggcgagcgACCCAAGACGTTCTATGGCGGCTACAACCCCGCGGATACGGTCAACAATTTTGGCGAGGAGGTGTGCtacgaggagcgccgcgccgcgaggtgggAGGTCGCGAACGGCCCGGTGGCGGCACAGAAGCCCGCCCCGGGGCTAATCATCGGCCGTGAGACTAAGGAGGAGGACATGGAGCTCGATGCGACCGTGGCTGTGCCCACGACCATTGGGGGTGTGCCAGCTGAGGTGACGGCGACAACCGTGCAGGTCATGCAGAACCCCAagctggacgtcgccgaggtgcaGACGGCGGCACCACCCGAGTCCGTGCCCCAGCATTCCTTTGGATCATGCGGTGCTCCCCCGTCGGATGTCGGCAGCGGTGTGCAAGgacgcgcgctggagcgaCCGACTGACGAGGCCCAGGGCGTGCcaccggcgggcgccgcgcagccagttgccgccgccgtacccgCGGGTCTTCGCTGGACCGCCACGGAGGGTGGAACATACGGTATGAACGAGCCGACGATGACTTTGACCACCAAGGAGGCGTGGGGTGACATCATGTCAATGTTTTCCGGAGGACTTGAGGCTGAGCGCGCCACAAATCCAGCGGAAatgggcgacgccgccgccaccgccgctctCGCACCAATCAAAGAGGCAAACACCCCAGCGCAGAAGGCTGACGAGACGGAGAGCTTCGCGATTTACGAGGATACCTGTTTGCTGTCCAAGGAAGctgtcgccgcggtcgccgcgcccaaacAGCAATCGCCCATTGCTGATCTCGAGATTCGAGAGGATACCGTTGTGTTGCCGCCCATCGCTGCCACCCCCAGGCCTGCTGCGTTTGGCGCAAACGCCGCAAAGACCCCAGCGATGCACGGACGGACGCCActggcggcgatgccgatGAGAACCCCCCTTGCTCccaccacggcgacgcgccagcCCCTCGCGACCAAGacaggcgcggcggccatgccTCCGTCCGCACCAGTGGCTGGGAAAGCCGCAGCTGACGAGAACGAATTTGCCGTGTACGAGGATCCCACTGAGCAGATACCCAGCGGAGCGCACTCCCAGGCTGTGAGCATGCAGCCCCCCGCAGCACCCGCGAACACCCCGATGCCGAGTGATGACGGTGGCTTTGACGTTTACCAGGACACCATGCATATCGACCCGGCAATGATGGCCGAGGCGATGAGACAGGGTGAAGGGTCGCAGGCGAGCGGCTCAGCTGGAAGCGCACAGCACACCAGGTAGATTGTGACGAGTGTAATTTTGATTTGGACGGTGTACGTTGAGATCCAAAAGGACACGTGACTGATGCTCTCTTCTTATAGGACCTTTGGTGAACCGTCAGAGAATGCGGAATGCCGGATGGAATTTGCGTTCAACGCTGAAAACATCGTGCCAGCCTTTGATATACCTCCTGGCTCGTTCATACCTCGCTCTATCGCTGAGGcggcagcagcggcggcggtgttcaAGCCTGTATCCATAAATCTTTCGCCGAGCGTGTCCGAGTCCGAGGTTGCCCTCTCAGAGCGCACCCTGCGCTCGGCGCAGCCCCCACCCGGGCTCGAGGGAAACGACGAGTTTGAGGTCTTGGCTGACGAggcagcctccgcgctccAAACCCTcaaaacgacgacgaggccgagccCGATCGCTTCCGTTCGTACCAGCAATCTCAGGCACAGCGCTTCCCCGATCAACCGTATCGCGCAGTCGGCGGACCCTTTTGACCGTGACGCGTTTGACGCTCACCTCGCCACCGTTGACAGGGGCCTTGCCACTTTCCCTGGAGTTTACGTCCACGCCGGTGATACGATTCTCGCGAGcttgcgcgccgcggcgaaggctggTGGCGGTGCGAGGGTTCGCGCGAGAGGAGGCACGTCGCTTGTTCTCGGGAGCACGGAGTACGTCCTCATGGGCCTTGCCGGGTCAGGAGCAAATGCCAAGGTTTATGAGGCTGAATACGCAGAAGTTGCCAGCGTCTcggacgaggatgacgagggtTTCGGTGGCCTGGCCATCAAGGTGCAGAGTGCTAGGCTGGCTCGATGGGAGTGGATGGTATGCAAACGGCTCGCCGGGCGCATCGATCCCCtgcacgccgcgggcgttGTTCAGCCCTCTGCtctccacctcgtcggcggcactGACGTTGTCAAGGGCTCGGACGCGGAGATTGGCGTCCTGATCATGCCATTTGGCGACCACGGAACCCTGCAGGACGTGCTCAACTCCTATCTCCGCGTAGGTAAACAGatggacgagctcatcgtGATGTACTACGCCATCGAGCTGCTCAGGGTTGTGGAGTCGCTGCACCTGGCTGGGGTGGTCCACGCAGACATCAAACCAGACAACCTGCTTGTGCGAAACGGTGGAGACAACTGGTGTGACTGGGCCGTGAACAGGCCCGGGAGCTGGAAGCTCAAGGGCCTTTCACTCATCGACTTCGGACTCGCCATCGACCTCGGCATGTACGACTGGCAGACGGTGTTTGTCGGCGATTGCGGCACCGAGGGCTTCAGGTGCTCGGAGATGATTGAGGGAAAGCCATGGACGTGGCAGGCGGACATGCACCAGATCGCAGCCACCGTCCACGCCCTTTTGTTCGGCAAGTACATGCAGGTTCACAAGGTGCTCACCGATTTTGATGGATTCAAGTACCGCCCGAGGGAGTCGCTGAAGCGCTGGTGGAGGACCGAACTGTGGGAGATCTTCTTCGAGGTGCTGCTCAACTTTCCCACACTGGACTtcaagtcgccgccgccgctgggtGATCTGCGCCGGATGTTCGAAGAGCACATCATGGAGGAGCGCCTTGGGGCGCAGCTCCGCGTCGGGCTCATGAAGCAGACTGTCTCTATGTTCCAGCAACTGCGCGAGGGAAAGACGTGATTTTTTGGTTGCACCAAGTGCTCACATACGATGAAATGAAAATGAATACGTTACAACCGGGTAAATGAAACAACGCCTCGCTCAGAATGGGATGAAGTGGGCTGACTTCGTCTTCTTCGGCCGTGCGACCCCTGTCCGTCCTTCGTGATGAGTCGAGTCCGGACTGTCCGTGCTGACCCCGGAATCCACCCGCGGCAGTGAAGCTGAGGAATTTGAAGATCTTGGGGGCTTCGCTGCACCCCTGCCGCCGTTGCGCTGCACCAGCCCAGGCTTAGACTTGTTGGCCTCGTCGGTCTGCTTCAGCTCCTCGAAGTTACCTGTGGTTCCGATGCGGCCGAAGCGAGCCTGAATCTCCTTCATGGCATCCTTCGTGTCTAGGCTATCGTCCGAGGCCATCCGGGGAACTCCCGGGCTGCTACTCCTGCTGATCTCGGGCGAAAACGTCCTGCTCTTGGGCTTCCTCATTCCCGCAAACTCCACAACCTTGACCGTGGAGAGACCCGCGATGAGCTGGCAGAACACCGCGAGATCACCCGGCATGATCAGACCGAGCTCCTGCGCCTTGGTGAGCGCCTCCAcgtccgtcctcgtcgccccaaACTGGTGCACCACCGGAgccgtctcgtcgtccagcGTCGGGCCGGATCCGCCGCTCAGCGCCGGCACCACGCCGCGGTACACGAGCTGCTGCCTCGCCTCCACGTCACCCTCGACCCTCCACTGCACGGTACCGCCGTGGACGGTGGGAATCGACAGCGACAGCACCGGGCACTGCGGGTGGTACTTGGCCACCAGCCGCGTGGTCTCTCCCGTGTGCGAAAACACCACGATGAGCTTGGCCTCAATCTGGTAAGCCGtctgcaccgccgcggccgccagcgcctccttcttcaGGTTCACGTCCACCTCGAACTGCTCCAGTCTGATGGTGAGAGAGTTGCGGCGCGCGTTGGGTTTGATCTTGGCGAGGTCCGGGTCGTCCTTGAccagcggcgcgacgccccacGGGAGCGAATCCGTTGCCTTGGCCAGCTTGACGTTCATCTGTACCATCTGTCGCCTGTACCTAGCCTCGTAGTCGTACACCGAGTCAgcctcccgcgcgatggacaaCACCGTCTCGAGGCAGGCTAGCGGAAAGTTCCCGTCCAGCGTCTCGAGACCGAGAAGgaggccgtcggcgccgtcgaggacaaTGTTAGCCacgtccgtcgcctccgcaCGCGTGGGCCTGGGCGCAAAGATCATGCTGTCCATGAGCCGCGTCACGATGCACGGCCTGCCAACCTTCTCGCACATCTTCAGCACGTGCTTTTGGACCGCGAACATCTTCTCGGACGCCAcaaccgcgccgagctcgccgcgcgcgagcaggaCCACGTCCGCCTGGCGCAGGATGCCGGGCAAGTCTCGAAGCGCGTGGAGGTTATCGATCTGCGCGATGATCCTGACGCTTGGCAGGCCGCTGTTGCGGGCGTGCTGCTTGAGGAGCCCGAGCATACCGCCGTCGCGtaccgcgccgacggagatGAAGTCCACGTTGGCGGGCACGGCGAAATTGTTCACGATGACCTCGTCACACGCGTTGAACGGCGGCGCATTCTTCGCCCCGCTGAAGttgacggcgaggcgcttgACGGTGGACGGCACCTCCACGTCGTTGCGGCACACGCACACGATCTCCCGTTCGCTGATGGAGGtcacctcgagctcggcggtgagctcgccAGCGCGCAGGAACGGGTGGACGAAGACGACATCTCCGGGTGAGAACGTCTCGGCGAAatcgagctcgccgatgcTGCTGTCCAGGTGCAGTacgtcgctgtcgtcgcaCACGGGTTTGCCGTGCAGGAGCTTGACCGTCTGGCCCTTGGTGAAATTGAACTCTTTTTCGGGGTCATTCCTGGACACCGCGAAGATGTTCCCGCCCAAGGCGCAGTAGATTGCGCACAGGCACCTGGTCCGCTTCTGGGCCGCCCTGAGATTCTCGAGCGTCTGCAGGTGCTGCTCGAGCGTCCTGCTGCCAGAGGTGAAGTCAAAGCGAGCGACGGTCATGCCCGCCTCAAGCATCTCCGCGAGCTGGTCGACGGTCTCGGTCAACGGACCGCCGATCGTGACGATGACCTTGCACTTGTCGTAGTTGATCTTGGGCCGGGCGGCCTGTTCCAGGATGATTTCAGCTAAattcgcctccttcgccatGCCCTTCCTTAACCCATTGGTGCCGGAGAGCATCCCCATCTCCGAGCCTCTCTCTTGAAGTTTCACCTTACTCTGCGTCATTCTCGGGTTTCCCTGTTCTCTCCTTTCACCTCGCGCCCCCTGCCTATGACGATCTGGCGAACGCGTTGGCGGGAATTGGACAATCCGGGTCGCCCCAAAAGTGAATATCTGCCGGGATCTCGAGATGGGACGCGCTTGCCGCGGGACTCGTCATTCACGGTCTTTTTTTCCCAGTTGTCCCTGCGAGCGAAAACGTGGTTCTCTGTTGAGAAAAAACAACAATTCGGCACCTGTGGCTGTATCCAATCCACAGAGACGCGTGACACGACGCCCGTCATGGCCACCTCCACCGAAGGCGTGATGCCGTCGCTGATCGCTTCCGGCGACTCGTCCCCTAGACCTCGCGAGCGATTCGGGACTGGGGTGGACGACATGTGGAGGAAGGAGAGCGCGCTCCATGCCGAGGCTAGGAAGACCTCTCGGAGCCCGCTCGATCCCTTCGTCGACGCTTGCCTGCAGCTCACGGCGTCGTTCAGGGTGTACTTCAAGTTCCTTGTTACCATGGAGTCGCTTTTTCTGTCCATCATTTCCGTCGCATCGGTCCTGCTCTTCTCGCTTTACGAGGTCAAGGGACAGAGGCTCGCGGTAAACGTGAGTTGGGCGTTCATATCGTTCGCCATCGTCATGCCGCTGACCAACTCGCTCAACGAGGCGTTCAggaggcgcgaggaggcaCTCAGCCTGATCAGCGATGTCAAGGCGTACCTATTATCGTACTATCAGGGCCACAGGGACTGGGACTGGGGAGAGAACGGCCGAAAGAGGCTCCCCGCGAACCACGTCTCACACGTCAGGTTCatcatcgcgtcgctcgtcacCGACATGCGCGATCTCCTCACTTCACCGCCCACCGCCAGGCAGATCCACTTTCACACCGCCAAGGGACGGACGCAGCGACGGAAGATGCGCGCGATCCAGCACGAGATCAGCGCGAGGTGTTGCGAGCACTTCGACCGCGTCTCGCTCGCTGTGGAGGAGCTCAAATACGGCGGGATGCCGGGTAACGAATCGGCGAGACTTCGGCAGTACGTCACGTTCACGATGCGAGCGTGGGAGAAACTCAAGATGATCAAGCGGTACCGCACGCCGATCGCCACGCGGGCCTTCGCCAGGGTGTACATATTTCTCCACCCGATATTCTGGGGCCCGTACTACGCGTACCTTGTGGAGCAGATGCTgaacgaggacgcggcgctgggcgacgcgatgaTCTCGGGTTCCACGGCGCACAAGGCGATGGCGAACGTGTACGCGTGCGTGCTGTCGGTGCTGACGTCGCTGGCGATGCAAGGTTTGTTCAACGTGAGGTACAGGATGGAAGATCCGTTCCTGtgcgaggttggcgccggTGAGAAGTACGCGGGGCTGGATCAGATTGACGTGGGGCGGGAATTTGCCGAATTGATGCGGTGTTTGTGTTCAGAGTTCAAGGACGCGGACCAGAACGAGGCTGGCGGGGGACCGAGTCGCAGGGTGTGGCCCGTGCCCAGCGAGTGCGCGATCGCCCACCTCGAGGTTGGGTCC containing:
- a CDS encoding predicted protein — protein: MAALTQTCKIALPARVAKRSARTARRTAVVAKAAAPVDAVRVQQKAVAGVLAAGAVYEAMSAPAAQAAMELVQVAEGEPLIVNVAWGALMATFSFSLSLVVWGRSGL
- a CDS encoding predicted protein — translated: MDTGLLSSLVPFVLWIGGTFCWWGLRGRLWYRSTRHLWPCFLVASPFGGLNVPKLPPHDKQWCCFRASPGSRKYKAVRVAPCFPENPCAVCGKACGLTDRELDRQRHPCGLGCGCRCACIGCKYTNAGECERVLCEDTVPEDVVGNTVASVAAGGLSAIATALTNVSRSVEQLTRQQVERQQRRQQQAPVPAEMRRGYAPQPPQPQYQAPATQWDAQRQVYEQHRWEQQQQQQQQQQQQQQQQQPNYPQPNYAPPAPPPPPPPVQTGNPFAPPGAAEPASPSAPPTALLYPSVPGGPEPQAHAAPPPTETGAPSREEQAKLAAAKAATEAKVAAGKAAKAAKATGAKMATMLGKGMQAVGKRMEEAAKDGASKAKDRNPQNRQ
- a CDS encoding hypothetical protein (putative uncharacterized), giving the protein MSDPTWDTSKENFQPLKRGRDAKMLDQVTGMANGERATKIKEERSAFWNAIATYDGDDPLEVWVRFIKWTEQMFTSGGRETEVLPLLERCTRELQEVPRYRDDVRYLRIWVKYADCCKEPHDIFKFLQANDVGQRHTLFYEAYAAFLEIRGAFKQAGEVYDRGILMRAEPTQRLKEKLAQFQHRMMKRKQRKMEEGGALEEEGEGETRRFGEVGAAARGGSANAENPGGAVRSGGGGAAGVVGSRARGLGGTGGVGGGRTPKRSNENDGGLEIYCDEEDGVAPSAAPAPWKNLGKYTETRKENTRGATQWTGQGLGNKRSRPGQASAVTPAPDLDIYEDEDLAQAEAEAAANAGLMSKSTSKPPPTNALRRRLDAANPNLASNPMLHHGKGAPEPEPIAGERPKTFYGGYNPADTVNNFGEEVCYEERRAARWEVANGPVAAQKPAPGLIIGRETKEEDMELDATVAVPTTIGGVPAEVTATTVQVMQNPKLDVAEVQTAAPPESVPQHSFGSCGAPPSDVGSGVQGRALERPTDEAQGVPPAGAAQPVAAAVPAGLRWTATEGGTYGMNEPTMTLTTKEAWGDIMSMFSGGLEAERATNPAEMGDAAATAALAPIKEANTPAQKADETESFAIYEDTCLLSKEAVAAVAAPKQQSPIADLEIREDTVVLPPIAATPRPAAFGANAAKTPAMHGRTPLAAMPMRTPLAPTTATRQPLATKTGAAAMPPSAPVAGKAAADENEFAVYEDPTEQIPSGAHSQAVSMQPPAAPANTPMPSDDGGFDVYQDTMHIDPAMMAEAMRQGEGSQASGSAGSAQHTR
- a CDS encoding predicted protein, translating into MGLAGSGANAKVYEAEYAEVASVSDEDDEGFGGLAIKVQSARLARWEWMVCKRLAGRIDPLHAAGVVQPSALHLVGGTDVVKGSDAEIGVLIMPFGDHGTLQDVLNSYLRVGKQMDELIVMYYAIELLRVVESLHLAGVVHADIKPDNLLVRNGGDNWCDWAVNRPGSWKLKGLSLIDFGLAIDLGMYDWQTVFVGDCGTEGFRCSEMIEGKPWTWQADMHQIAATVHALLFGKYMQVHKVLTDFDGFKYRPRESLKRWWRTELWEIFFEVLLNFPTLDFKSPPPLGDLRRMFEEHIMEERLGAQLRVGLMKQTVSMFQQLREGKT
- a CDS encoding predicted protein → MGRTDDSPRQSIALGAHKTKSKEFYDIVRHIGECKNKSDEDAIMRREVMMLRTVLTGPKLEKAKLKEYLIRLMYVEMLGHDAAFGYIHAVKATNESEVSLKRVGYLATSAFLDENHELIILIVNTVQQDLKSDNYLVVCAALTTICRLVNEETIPAVLPQVTELLNHPQMHVRKKAVMALHKFHLKSPSSVSHLHGKFRQMLCDKDPSVMSAALCALHDLTISDPGPQKNLVPSFVSILKQVVEHRLPKSYDYHRVPAPFIQIRLLKILAALGAADQKAATEMYSVLNAVLKKGDNHSSIGNAIVYECVRTAASIYPSPVLLEHCAGVVSRFVKSSNNNLKYAGLDALSCIVNINPNYATEHQMAVVDCLTDPDESLRKKTLDLLYRMTKSNNVEVIVEKMMDFLRDATDHHLREETATRIGELAERYAPSTQWFITTMNVLFEVGGDVVKQSTAHNLMALIAEGSGEDANDATLRRSAVAAYLGLISKPRIPRVLFEVILWVVGEYGTLSGQSPQALMDTLCTAVEAQPEGDAVQAQAMTACAKLAAAGGGQLSEKATKLVNRNLNSRSIDRQQRAYEITALLRENPALVAAALPQDASCEDLEVNPALPALDAYVNKALAEGASAYLQPSERSTGLREAGGGGLSHEVAGSLRFDAYDAP